A window of the Leptolyngbya subtilissima AS-A7 genome harbors these coding sequences:
- a CDS encoding putative selenate ABC transporter substrate-binding protein, giving the protein MVSIRRSWIAGVSSLLLLLPLGACAPSEPGQEASGEGGAATEQSTLPLTAGAIPDQDPEVLQRLYTKLADYLEAELGVPVEYKPVTDYAAAVTAFKVGDLDLVWFGGLTGVQARLQVPGAEAIAQRDIDEQFHSVFIANTATDLKEFSDIQDLTQIKGRTFTFGSESSTSGRLMPQHFMEEAGLDTTQDFKGEVGFSGNHDTTIKLVEAGTYEVGALNEQVWLDRVAEGAVDTTKVDIIWRTPPYFDYHWVISPEVDERYGDGFADKVQAALMALDPAVPEHKEILDLFGAERFIATDNDNYAEIEAVGRKIGKIQ; this is encoded by the coding sequence ATGGTAAGCATTCGTCGTTCATGGATTGCAGGGGTATCAAGCCTGCTGTTGCTGCTGCCTTTGGGAGCCTGTGCGCCCTCTGAACCGGGGCAAGAGGCCTCTGGAGAAGGCGGTGCGGCGACGGAGCAGAGCACCCTTCCCTTAACCGCCGGAGCTATTCCTGACCAAGATCCTGAAGTGCTTCAGCGGCTTTACACCAAGCTGGCCGACTACCTAGAGGCCGAATTGGGTGTTCCCGTCGAATATAAGCCTGTAACTGACTACGCCGCTGCCGTCACCGCCTTCAAAGTAGGGGACTTAGATTTGGTCTGGTTTGGTGGGCTGACGGGGGTGCAGGCGCGGTTGCAGGTGCCGGGGGCCGAGGCGATCGCCCAGCGCGACATTGATGAACAGTTCCACAGCGTCTTTATTGCCAACACCGCTACTGACCTTAAAGAATTTTCGGACATCCAAGACCTGACCCAAATCAAAGGCCGCACCTTTACCTTTGGCAGCGAGTCTTCCACCTCGGGGCGACTGATGCCCCAACACTTTATGGAAGAGGCAGGCTTGGACACTACCCAAGATTTCAAAGGGGAAGTGGGCTTTTCGGGCAACCACGATACCACCATCAAGCTGGTGGAAGCGGGCACCTATGAAGTGGGAGCTCTTAACGAGCAAGTATGGCTCGATCGCGTTGCCGAAGGAGCAGTCGATACCACCAAAGTCGACATCATTTGGCGCACTCCGCCCTACTTTGACTACCACTGGGTAATTAGCCCCGAAGTTGACGAGCGTTACGGCGACGGTTTCGCCGACAAGGTGCAGGCCGCCCTGATGGCTCTCGACCCCGCCGTGCCTGAACACAAGGAAATTCTCGATCTGTTTGGGGCTGAGCGCTTTATTGCCACCGACAACGACAACTACGCCGAGATCGAAGCGGTAGGCCGCAAGATCGGCAAGATTCAGTAG
- a CDS encoding tetratricopeptide repeat protein, whose product MTEDPREFAKTQYAYGQAAFERGSYREAVEFFEEAVKLAKATTPLGGEIQTWLVNAYSAVGRQNDAIALCQALARHPDLETRKQGKNLLYILQAPQLQRPTNWMTEIPALDNLSQDGSQSSGGSGYSTAAKAAPRSRPKPEPTPLDPSQINTKDNGFLWAALVGVALVLGGLLWLS is encoded by the coding sequence ATGACCGAAGACCCACGCGAGTTTGCCAAAACCCAGTACGCCTACGGCCAAGCCGCCTTTGAGCGGGGCAGCTACCGCGAGGCCGTAGAGTTTTTTGAGGAGGCCGTCAAGCTGGCCAAGGCCACCACACCCCTAGGCGGCGAAATTCAAACCTGGCTGGTGAATGCCTATAGTGCGGTGGGGCGACAGAATGATGCGATCGCCCTCTGCCAGGCCCTAGCCCGCCACCCCGACCTAGAGACCCGTAAGCAGGGCAAGAATCTTCTTTACATTCTGCAAGCGCCCCAGCTCCAGCGCCCGACGAACTGGATGACCGAAATTCCCGCTTTAGACAATCTGTCTCAAGATGGCTCCCAGAGTTCAGGCGGTTCGGGTTATTCAACAGCGGCAAAGGCGGCCCCGCGATCGCGTCCCAAGCCTGAGCCCACTCCCCTTGACCCCAGCCAAATCAATACTAAAGACAACGGCTTTTTGTGGGCTGCGCTGGTGGGGGTTGCCCTAGTGCTGGGCGGGCTGCTCTGGTTGAGCTAG
- a CDS encoding Uma2 family endonuclease — translation MLCLGSVTTAYTIKLQPALTLTDDQFYQLCITNPDLKLERNAQGDLLIMSPTVGETGNRNVELATEFVLWNRQHRLGVVFVSSTGLKLPGGGERSPRSCLDRAISLGCLYA, via the coding sequence ATTCTCTGCCTGGGTTCTGTAACGACGGCTTACACCATTAAGCTCCAGCCCGCTCTGACCCTGACCGATGACCAGTTTTACCAACTGTGCATCACCAACCCCGACCTCAAGCTTGAGCGCAACGCCCAGGGAGATCTGCTAATTATGTCACCAACGGTTGGAGAAACCGGCAACCGCAACGTAGAGCTAGCCACAGAGTTCGTGTTGTGGAATCGGCAGCATCGGTTGGGTGTAGTTTTTGTCTCATCTACCGGGCTTAAGCTACCTGGGGGCGGCGAGCGATCGCCCAGATCTTGCCTGGATCGAGCAATCTCGTTGGGATGCCTTTACGCCTGA
- a CDS encoding phosphonate ABC transporter ATP-binding protein codes for MGAGPIFQLEGVSCRFGAVAALTDCSLAIAPGERVALIGPSGAGKSTLLSLLNGSQAPTTGRVVILGQEVNRLSSKKRRRIQRLVGTVYQQHHLVGNLAVVHNVNAGHLGRWPLPKALWSLVWPQQVQTAAQALAQVGIADKLYVRTDRLSGGQQQRVALARVLVQDPAAILADEPISSVDPERSRALMNLLRQLSETTGKTLVISLHEVEFAVKYCDRIVGLRQGQILFDVPTTEVSETMLTDLYRL; via the coding sequence ATGGGAGCGGGACCGATATTTCAGTTGGAGGGGGTGAGCTGTCGGTTTGGAGCGGTGGCGGCCCTCACCGATTGCAGCTTAGCGATCGCCCCTGGCGAACGAGTGGCGCTAATCGGCCCCAGCGGCGCGGGCAAAAGCACGCTGCTGAGCCTGCTCAACGGCAGCCAAGCACCCACTACCGGGCGAGTGGTGATTCTTGGGCAGGAAGTTAATCGCCTTAGCTCCAAAAAGCGGCGGCGGATCCAGCGGCTGGTAGGCACGGTCTATCAGCAGCACCACCTGGTGGGCAACTTGGCGGTAGTTCACAACGTCAATGCTGGGCATCTAGGGCGATGGCCGCTGCCGAAGGCGCTGTGGTCGCTGGTGTGGCCCCAGCAGGTGCAGACTGCGGCTCAGGCGCTAGCCCAGGTGGGCATTGCCGACAAGCTCTACGTCCGCACCGATCGCCTCTCGGGCGGCCAGCAGCAGCGGGTGGCTCTGGCGAGGGTGCTGGTGCAAGACCCTGCCGCTATTCTGGCAGATGAGCCGATTTCAAGCGTGGATCCAGAGCGATCGCGCGCCCTGATGAACTTGCTGCGCCAGCTTAGCGAGACCACCGGCAAAACCCTGGTGATTAGCCTGCACGAGGTGGAATTTGCGGTGAAATACTGCGATCGCATCGTTGGCCTGCGCCAAGGTCAAATTCTGTTCGATGTCCCAACCACAGAAGTCAGCGAAACCATGCTGACTGACCTCTACCGCCTTTAG
- a CDS encoding Uma2 family endonuclease: MSHLPGLSYLGAASDRPDLAWIEQSRWDAFTPEQRQKFSPIAPSFVLKLLSPSDRLSVVQTKMQEYMVSGVRLGWLINPSSRQVEVYRQEQVPELLNNPAHLLGETVLPGFVLNMNLLIW, from the coding sequence TTGTCTCATCTACCGGGCTTAAGCTACCTGGGGGCGGCGAGCGATCGCCCAGATCTTGCCTGGATCGAGCAATCTCGTTGGGATGCCTTTACGCCTGAGCAACGGCAAAAGTTTTCACCCATTGCCCCTAGCTTTGTGCTGAAGCTGCTATCGCCCAGCGACCGCCTCTCAGTCGTGCAAACCAAAATGCAGGAATACATGGTTAGTGGTGTGCGCCTCGGTTGGCTGATTAACCCCAGCAGCAGACAGGTCGAAGTTTACCGTCAGGAACAGGTCCCTGAGTTGCTAAACAATCCCGCCCACCTCTTAGGCGAAACTGTCCTGCCTGGTTTTGTGCTGAATATGAACTTATTAATCTGGTAG
- a CDS encoding endonuclease/exonuclease/phosphatase family protein translates to MKIATWNLERALPESGRAERQRQWLSRIDADIWILTETHLGITPGADYYSVASGLPDRPRADGERWVQIWAKTGVLTPLETSDEARTAAALLTLPDSQQWVLYGTVLPWLGSGWRAHPASKGQAFAAALAAQQADWQKLRTIYPEAALLVAGDFNQDLDNLHYYGSRQNKQALRQALADVGLDCLTAGENDPVHQLICGQHSNIDHICLSQNSPGQFQRSFAWPPRLEDLRGLSDHFGVGVDIHI, encoded by the coding sequence ATGAAAATCGCCACTTGGAACCTTGAGCGCGCGCTACCTGAGTCGGGGCGGGCTGAACGCCAGCGACAATGGCTCAGCCGTATCGATGCCGACATTTGGATTTTGACCGAAACTCACCTGGGCATTACCCCAGGGGCAGATTACTACTCTGTGGCCAGCGGCCTGCCCGATCGCCCCAGAGCCGACGGTGAGCGCTGGGTGCAAATCTGGGCCAAGACCGGGGTGCTAACCCCGTTAGAAACCTCTGACGAGGCTCGCACCGCCGCCGCCCTGCTGACGCTGCCCGACAGCCAGCAATGGGTGCTCTACGGCACAGTGCTGCCGTGGTTAGGAAGCGGCTGGCGAGCCCACCCCGCCTCCAAAGGCCAAGCCTTTGCCGCTGCCTTAGCCGCACAGCAGGCCGACTGGCAAAAGCTGCGGACGATCTACCCAGAGGCAGCTTTGCTGGTCGCCGGCGACTTCAACCAAGATCTGGACAATCTGCACTACTATGGGTCACGCCAAAACAAGCAGGCCCTGCGACAGGCATTGGCCGATGTGGGGCTAGACTGCCTCACCGCTGGAGAAAACGACCCGGTACATCAGTTGATCTGCGGGCAGCATTCCAACATCGACCACATCTGTCTATCCCAAAATTCACCTGGGCAGTTCCAACGTTCCTTTGCCTGGCCGCCTCGCCTCGAAGATTTGCGCGGTCTATCCGATCATTTTGGCGTCGGCGTAGACATTCACATCTAG